One genomic region from Argentina anserina chromosome 2, drPotAnse1.1, whole genome shotgun sequence encodes:
- the LOC126782188 gene encoding translocase of chloroplast 159, chloroplastic isoform X3: protein MDSPKPHLPHHSSASEINVNLAKTSLNFDDDETDPRPGLGSDEEEGFASGEEDFGPVVDRAFVRGGPALAPEEEVEVVENGKGVKLVSSSEFFLRPIAKVSGDSDDGEEQVQGEEVFEEAGESSVAEKGLSFAEVVKENGGGVEKPKVAAEEGLGSVLEVVEANGAKEVVRESSENGVGFAGGGDSVVEAVQVGLTHTGAAVVGDVEKKIEESEIKGLEVPAGVRLENEFDKISSEVEEPKEAEVVVAEAETDGVVIAEPEPAVEKSVEERGVDVADSVVEAVHVDLTHTGAAVVGDVDKIEESEIRGLEVPAGVSLENGFDQIGRDSELPSDTNVVAVDLESEKVVVADSADDELVEEEGSEGDSVVQAVHVDLSHTGAAVVGDVEKIEESEIKGIEVPAGVSLENGFDQIGRDSELPSDTNVVAVDLESEKVVVADSADDELVEEEGSEGDSVVQAVHVDLSHTGAAVVGDVEKIEESEIKGIEVPAGVSLENGFNQISHDVELPSESDKVFVADSGNVEEKTVVADEVDLEGREDKELELKSSSAPGQEEPSTKVSAAEVKVVPDETLSVNHVSEDSVLNAAESVEKIATDREIRLEEEENSLSESGIGSLEPSTIAQQEISVEAEYDDDDDEDKDDEGENDGVIFGSSAAAKQFLEELERESGTGSYSAAESYGERSLSYRDESQRVDGQIVTDSDEEVDTDEEGGGKELFDSAALAALLKAATGGGASDGGNGTFSSPDGSRLFSVERPAGLGSSMRPMRPGARLDPSALFSNAMAGGDTDDSLTEEERMKLEKFQQIRVKFLRLVQRLGVSTEDSIVKQVLYRLNLVSGRLRSREFSEEAAKTTALELEADGKDDLDFSLNILVLGKTGVGKSATINSIFREEKTPIYAFGPATTTVKEIVGVVDGIKIRVFDTPGLKSAAMEQNVNRKILSSVQKFTKKCPPDIVLYVDRLDTQSRDLNDVPVLRSITSAFGPSIWRSTIVTLTHAASAPPDGPSGSPLNYELFVAQRSQILQQTIGQAMGDIRFSNPGMMSPISLVENHPSCRKNREGEKVLPNGQSWRPQLLLLSSSMKVLAEATNLSKPAESFDHRKLFGFRTRSAPLPYLLSWLLQPRAHPKLSGDQGGENADSDIDLADLSDSDNEEEEDEYDQLPSFKPLKKSQIAKLSKEQKKAYLEEYDYRVKLLQKKMWREELKRMKEMKKGNKASADEYGYLGEEDPENGAPAAVPVALPDMNLPVSFDSDNPAYRYRFLEPTSQFLARPVLDAQGWDHDCGYDGVNVEFSEAIVNTFPATVAVQVTKDKKEFNLHMDSSVAAKHGENGSSMAGFDIQNIGKQLAYIVRGETKWKNLKRNKTAAGVSVTFLGENVSTGVKLEDQIAIGKRLVLVGTAGTVRSQGDSAYGANLEVRLREADFPIGQNQSTLGLSLVKWRGDLALGANLQSQLSLGRDYKIALRAGLNNKRSGQISIRTSSSEQLQIALVAVVPIVRSIYNLFFPGASLSDNYSVY from the exons ATGGACTCCCCCAAGCCGCACCTCCCCCACCACTCCTCCGCTTCTGAAATCAATGTCAATTTAGCTAAAACCTCTttaaattttgatgatgaCGAAACCGATCCCCGGCCAGGTCTCGGCTCCGACGAGGAGGAGGGCTTCGCCAGCGGGGAGGAGGATTTCGGTCCTGTTGTGGATAGGGCGTTTGTTAGAGGAGGACCAGCCCTAGCTCCGGAGGAGGAGGTAGAAGTAGTTGAGAATGGTAAGGGTGTTAAGCTTGTTAGCTCTTCCGAGTTTTTTCTGAGGCCGATTGCTAAGGTCTCGGGCGATAGTGATGATGGCGAAGAACAAGTACAAGGTGAGGAGGTGTTTGAGGAGGCGGGTGAGAGTTCTGTGGCGGAGAAGGGTTTGAGTTTCGCCGAGGTGGTGAAGGAGAATGGTGGTGGTGTGGAGAAGCCGAAAGTTGCGGCGGAGGAGGGTTTGGGGTCTGTTTTGGAGGTTGTAGAGGCTAATGGTGCCAAGGAAGTTGTCAGGGAGAGTAGTGAGAATGGTGTGGGGTTTGCTGGTGGAGGTGATTCGGTGGTGGAGGCTGTGCAGGTTGGTTTGACACACACCGGCGCGGCGGTGGTTGGGGATGTGGAGAAGAAGATTGAGGAGTCTGAGATTAAAGGGTTGGAGGTTCCGGCGGGGGTGAGGTTGGAGAATGAGTTTGATAAGATTAGCAGTGAGGTTGAGGAGCCGAAAGAAGCAGAGGTGGTGGTTGCTGAGGCTGAGACTGATGGAGTGGTTATTGCTGAACCAGAACCAGCAGTTGAGAAGTCGGTTGAAGAACGTGGTGTTGATGTTGCTGACTCGGTTGTGGAAGCTGTCCATGTTGATTTGACGCATACAGGGGCGGCTGTTGTGGGTGATGTGGATAAGATTGAGGAGTCTGAAATTAGAGGGTTGGAGGTTCCCGCAGGGGTGAGCTTGGAGAATGGATTTGATCAGATTGGCCGTGATTCTGAATTGCCAAGTGAtacaaatgtggtggctgtgGATTTGGAGTCCGAAAAAGTGGTTGTCGCTGACTCCGCAGATGATGAATTGGTTGAAGAAGAAG GTAGCGAGGGCGATTCAGTTGTGCAAGCTGTACATGTTGATCTGTCACATACAGGAGCAGCTGTTGTTGGGGATGTGGAGAAGATTGAGGAGTCTGAAATCAAAGGCATTGAGGTTCCCGCAGGGGTGAGCTTGGAGAATGGATTTGATCAGATTGGCCGTGATTCTGAATTGCCAAGTGAtacaaatgtggtggctgtgGATTTGGAGTCCGAAAAAGTGGTTGTCGCTGACTCGGCAGATGATGAATTGGTTGAAGAAGAAG GTAGCGAGGGCGATTCAGTTGTGCAAGCTGTACATGTTGATCTGTCACATACAGGAGCAGCTGTTGTTGGGGATGTGGAGAAGATTGAGGAGTCTGAAATCAAAGGCATTGAGGTTCCAGCAGGTGTGAGCTTAGAGAATGGATTTAATCAAATTAGCCATGATGTTGAATTGCCGTCCGAGTCTGACAAAGTGTTTGTTGCTGATTCCGGGAATGTGGAGGAGAAAACTGTTGTGGCTGATGAAGTTGATCTTGAGGGGAGAGAGGATAAAGAACTTGAACTGAAGTCTAGTTCTGCACCTGGACAGGAAGAGCCCTCAACGAAGGTAAGTGCTGCGGAAGTAAAAGTAGTGCCAGATGAAACTCTGTCCGTGAATCATGTTTCTGAAGATAGTGTGCTGAATGCGGCtgaaagtgttgaaaagaTTGCAACTGACCGAGAAATAAGGctagaggaggaagagaatTCTCTCAGTGAGAGTGGCATTGGATCTTTGGAACCAAGTACCATTGCACAACAAGAGATAAGTGTTGAAGCTGAATatgatgacgatgatgatgaggataaGGATGATGAAGGGGAAAATGATGGTGTGATATTTGGGAGCTCTGCAGCTGCTAAACAATTTTTGGAAGAGTTGGAACGAGAGTCGGGTACTGGTTCTTATTCGGCTGCAGAGAGTTATGGTGAGCGATCTCTGAGTTACCGTGATGAGTCTCAGAGAGTTGATGGGCAGATTGTGACAGACTCAGACGAAGAAGTAGATACTGATGAAGAAGGGGGTGGAAAAGAGTTATTTGATTCTGCTGCATTGGCAGCTCTTCTGAAAGCAGCAACAGGTGGTGGTGCATCAGATGGTGGCAATGGCACATTTTCTTCCCCAGATGGATCCAGGCTTTTTTCTGTCGAGCGTCCTGCTGGTTTGGGATCCTCAATGCGGCCAATGAGACCTGGTGCACGATTAGACCCTTCTGCCCTATTTTCCAATGCTATGGCAGGGGGAGATACTGACGACAGCTTGACTGAAGAAGAGAGAATGAAACTGGAAAAGTTTCAGCAGATAAGGGTTAAGTTCTTAAGGCTTGTCCAGAGATTAGGTGTTTCTACAGAAGATTCAATAGTGAAGCAGGTCCTATACCGCCTAAATCTTGTTTCAGGGAGGCTAAGGAGTCGTGAGTTTAGCGAAGAAGCTGCAAAGACAACAGCCCTCGAGCTTGAAGCAGATGGGAAGGACGATTTGGACTTTTCCTTGAACATATTGGTTCTTGGGAAAACAGGCGTGGGGAAAAGTGCTACCATTAATTCTATTTTTCGTGAAGAGAAGACTCCAATTTATGCCTTCGGACCAGCAACAACCACTGTGAAAGAAATTGTTGGGGTAGTCGATGGAATCAAGATTAGGGTTTTTGATACACCTGGTCTTAAATCTGCTGCAATGGAACAGAATGTAAACCGCAAAATTTTATCTTCCGTGCAGAAGTTCACGAAGAAATGCCCCCCAGATATTGTCCTCTATGTGGACCGTTTGGACACCCAGAGTAGGGATCTCAATGATGTGCCAGTGTTAAGATCAATTACTAGTGCTTTTGGCCCTTCAATTTGGCGAAGTACTATTGTCACTCTAACCCATGCTGCTTCTGCTCCTCCTGATGGACCATCAGGTTCTCCTCTTAATTATGAGCTGTTTGTTGCTCAGAGGTCACAGATCCTCCAGCAGACCATTGGACAAGCTATGGGGGATATAAGATTTTCAAATCCAGGTATGATGAGTCCAATATCTCTTGTAGAGAATCACCCCTCTTGTCGAAAGAACAGAGAAGGTGAGAAGGTGCTCCCAAATGGTCAAAGCTGGAGACCTCAGCTGCTGCTCTTGAGCTCTTCTATGAAGGTCTTAGCTGAGGCAACTAATCTCTCAAAGCCTGCAGAATCTTTTGATCACCGAAAGCTATTTGGTTTCCGCACACGTTCAGCTCCTCTTCCATACTTGTTGTCTTGGCTGCTGCAGCCTCGTGCGCATCCAAAACTCTCTGGTGATCAAGGTGGTGAGAATGCTGACTCAGACATCGACTTGGCCGACTTGTCTGATTCTGATaatgaggaagaggaggatgaGTATGATCAGCTTCCATCATTCAAGCCTCTCAAAAAATCTCAGATTGCTAAGCTTAGCAAAGAGCAGAAGAAGGCATACCTTGAGGAGTATGATTACAGGGTTAAGCTTCTCCAGAAGAAGATGTGGAGAGAAGAGTTGAAGAGGatgaaagaaatgaagaaggGTAATAAGGCTAGTGCAGATGAGTATGGTTATCTGGGTGAAGAAGATCCCGAAAATGGAGCCCCAGCAGCTGTGCCAGTTGCATTACCTGATATGAATCTGCCTGTTTCTTTTGATAGTGACAATCCAGCTTACAGGTACCGCTTCTTGGAGCCAACTTCTCAGTTCTTGGCCAGGCCGGTATTAGATGCCCAAGGCTGGGACCATGATTGTGGGTATGATGGTGTCAATGTTGAATTCAGTGAAGCCATTGTTAATACTTTTCCTGCTACTGTTGCCGTTCAAGTTACAAAGGACAAGAAGGAGTTTAATCTCCATATGGATTCTTCAGTTGCTGCAAAGCATGGGGAGAATGGATCAAGTATGGCAGGTTTTGACATTCAAAACATAGGAAAGCAACTTGCATACATTGTCAGAGGGGAAACCAAATGGAAAAATTTGAAGAGAAACAAAACTGCCGCTGGAGTGTCTGTGACATTTTTAGGTGAAAATGTATCCACTGGAGTCAAACTTGAGGATCAGATTGCTATCGGCAAGCGCCTGGTGTTGGTGGGTACTGCTGGGACTGTCAGATCTCAGGGTGATTCAGCATATGGAGCCAATTTGGAGGTGCGGTTGAGGGAAGCAGATTTTCCAATTGGCCAGAATCAATCAACATTGGGTCTGTCTCTGGTGAAGTGGAGGGGTGACTTGGCCCTGGGGGCGAATTTGCAGTCGCAGTTATCCCTTGGACGAGACTACAAGATAGCTCTTCGTGCAGGATTGAACAACAAGCGCAGCGGACAAATCTCGATTAGAACAAGCAGCTCTGAACAACTTCAAATTGCACTTGTGGCTGTAGTTCCAATCGTAAGATCCATCTACAATCTTTTCTTCCCTGGAGCTTCACTCAGTGATAATTACTCTGTCTACTAG
- the LOC126782188 gene encoding translocase of chloroplast 159, chloroplastic isoform X8: MDSPKPHLPHHSSASEINVNLAKTSLNFDDDETDPRPGLGSDEEEGFASGEEDFGPVVDRAFVRGGPALAPEEEVEVVENGKGVKLVSSSEFFLRPIAKVSGDSDDGEEQVQGEEVFEEAGESSVAEKGLSFAEVVKENGGGVEKPKVAAEEGLGSVLEVVEANGAKEVVRESSENGVGFAGGGDSVVEAVQVGLTHTGAAVVGDVEKKIEESEIKGLEVPAGVRLENEFDKISSEVEEPKEAEVVVAEAETDGVVIAEPEPAVEKSVEERGVDVADSVVEAVHVDLTHTGAAVVGDVDKIEESEIRGLEVPAGVSLENGFDQIGRDSELPSDTNVVAVDLESEKVVVADSADDELVEEEGSEGDSVVQAVHVDLSHTGAAVVGDVEKIEESEIKGIEVPAGVSLENGFNQISHDVELPSESDKVFVADSGNVEEKTVVADEVDLEGREDKELELKSSSAPGQEEPSTKVSAAEVKVVPDETLSVNHVSEDSVLNAAESVEKIATDREIRLEEEENSLSESGIGSLEPSTIAQQEISVEAEYDDDDDEDKDDEGENDGVIFGSSAAAKQFLEELERESGTGSYSAAESYGERSLSYRDESQRVDGQIVTDSDEEVDTDEEGGGKELFDSAALAALLKAATGGGASDGGNGTFSSPDGSRLFSVERPAGLGSSMRPMRPGARLDPSALFSNAMAGGDTDDSLTEEERMKLEKFQQIRVKFLRLVQRLGVSTEDSIVKQVLYRLNLVSGRLRSREFSEEAAKTTALELEADGKDDLDFSLNILVLGKTGVGKSATINSIFREEKTPIYAFGPATTTVKEIVGVVDGIKIRVFDTPGLKSAAMEQNVNRKILSSVQKFTKKCPPDIVLYVDRLDTQSRDLNDVPVLRSITSAFGPSIWRSTIVTLTHAASAPPDGPSGSPLNYELFVAQRSQILQQTIGQAMGDIRFSNPGMMSPISLVENHPSCRKNREGEKVLPNGQSWRPQLLLLSSSMKVLAEATNLSKPAESFDHRKLFGFRTRSAPLPYLLSWLLQPRAHPKLSGDQGGENADSDIDLADLSDSDNEEEEDEYDQLPSFKPLKKSQIAKLSKEQKKAYLEEYDYRVKLLQKKMWREELKRMKEMKKGNKASADEYGYLGEEDPENGAPAAVPVALPDMNLPVSFDSDNPAYRYRFLEPTSQFLARPVLDAQGWDHDCGYDGVNVEFSEAIVNTFPATVAVQVTKDKKEFNLHMDSSVAAKHGENGSSMAGFDIQNIGKQLAYIVRGETKWKNLKRNKTAAGVSVTFLGENVSTGVKLEDQIAIGKRLVLVGTAGTVRSQGDSAYGANLEVRLREADFPIGQNQSTLGLSLVKWRGDLALGANLQSQLSLGRDYKIALRAGLNNKRSGQISIRTSSSEQLQIALVAVVPIVRSIYNLFFPGASLSDNYSVY; the protein is encoded by the exons ATGGACTCCCCCAAGCCGCACCTCCCCCACCACTCCTCCGCTTCTGAAATCAATGTCAATTTAGCTAAAACCTCTttaaattttgatgatgaCGAAACCGATCCCCGGCCAGGTCTCGGCTCCGACGAGGAGGAGGGCTTCGCCAGCGGGGAGGAGGATTTCGGTCCTGTTGTGGATAGGGCGTTTGTTAGAGGAGGACCAGCCCTAGCTCCGGAGGAGGAGGTAGAAGTAGTTGAGAATGGTAAGGGTGTTAAGCTTGTTAGCTCTTCCGAGTTTTTTCTGAGGCCGATTGCTAAGGTCTCGGGCGATAGTGATGATGGCGAAGAACAAGTACAAGGTGAGGAGGTGTTTGAGGAGGCGGGTGAGAGTTCTGTGGCGGAGAAGGGTTTGAGTTTCGCCGAGGTGGTGAAGGAGAATGGTGGTGGTGTGGAGAAGCCGAAAGTTGCGGCGGAGGAGGGTTTGGGGTCTGTTTTGGAGGTTGTAGAGGCTAATGGTGCCAAGGAAGTTGTCAGGGAGAGTAGTGAGAATGGTGTGGGGTTTGCTGGTGGAGGTGATTCGGTGGTGGAGGCTGTGCAGGTTGGTTTGACACACACCGGCGCGGCGGTGGTTGGGGATGTGGAGAAGAAGATTGAGGAGTCTGAGATTAAAGGGTTGGAGGTTCCGGCGGGGGTGAGGTTGGAGAATGAGTTTGATAAGATTAGCAGTGAGGTTGAGGAGCCGAAAGAAGCAGAGGTGGTGGTTGCTGAGGCTGAGACTGATGGAGTGGTTATTGCTGAACCAGAACCAGCAGTTGAGAAGTCGGTTGAAGAACGTGGTGTTGATGTTGCTGACTCGGTTGTGGAAGCTGTCCATGTTGATTTGACGCATACAGGGGCGGCTGTTGTGGGTGATGTGGATAAGATTGAGGAGTCTGAAATTAGAGGGTTGGAGGTTCCCGCAGGGGTGAGCTTGGAGAATGGATTTGATCAGATTGGCCGTGATTCTGAATTGCCAAGTGAtacaaatgtggtggctgtgGATTTGGAGTCCGAAAAAGTGGTTGTCGCTGACTCCGCAGATGATGAATTGGTTGAAGAAGAAG GTAGCGAGGGCGATTCAGTTGTGCAAGCTGTACATGTTGATCTGTCACATACAGGAGCAGCTGTTGTTGGGGATGTGGAGAAGATTGAGGAGTCTGAAATCAAAGGCATTGAGGTTCCAGCAGGTGTGAGCTTAGAGAATGGATTTAATCAAATTAGCCATGATGTTGAATTGCCGTCCGAGTCTGACAAAGTGTTTGTTGCTGATTCCGGGAATGTGGAGGAGAAAACTGTTGTGGCTGATGAAGTTGATCTTGAGGGGAGAGAGGATAAAGAACTTGAACTGAAGTCTAGTTCTGCACCTGGACAGGAAGAGCCCTCAACGAAGGTAAGTGCTGCGGAAGTAAAAGTAGTGCCAGATGAAACTCTGTCCGTGAATCATGTTTCTGAAGATAGTGTGCTGAATGCGGCtgaaagtgttgaaaagaTTGCAACTGACCGAGAAATAAGGctagaggaggaagagaatTCTCTCAGTGAGAGTGGCATTGGATCTTTGGAACCAAGTACCATTGCACAACAAGAGATAAGTGTTGAAGCTGAATatgatgacgatgatgatgaggataaGGATGATGAAGGGGAAAATGATGGTGTGATATTTGGGAGCTCTGCAGCTGCTAAACAATTTTTGGAAGAGTTGGAACGAGAGTCGGGTACTGGTTCTTATTCGGCTGCAGAGAGTTATGGTGAGCGATCTCTGAGTTACCGTGATGAGTCTCAGAGAGTTGATGGGCAGATTGTGACAGACTCAGACGAAGAAGTAGATACTGATGAAGAAGGGGGTGGAAAAGAGTTATTTGATTCTGCTGCATTGGCAGCTCTTCTGAAAGCAGCAACAGGTGGTGGTGCATCAGATGGTGGCAATGGCACATTTTCTTCCCCAGATGGATCCAGGCTTTTTTCTGTCGAGCGTCCTGCTGGTTTGGGATCCTCAATGCGGCCAATGAGACCTGGTGCACGATTAGACCCTTCTGCCCTATTTTCCAATGCTATGGCAGGGGGAGATACTGACGACAGCTTGACTGAAGAAGAGAGAATGAAACTGGAAAAGTTTCAGCAGATAAGGGTTAAGTTCTTAAGGCTTGTCCAGAGATTAGGTGTTTCTACAGAAGATTCAATAGTGAAGCAGGTCCTATACCGCCTAAATCTTGTTTCAGGGAGGCTAAGGAGTCGTGAGTTTAGCGAAGAAGCTGCAAAGACAACAGCCCTCGAGCTTGAAGCAGATGGGAAGGACGATTTGGACTTTTCCTTGAACATATTGGTTCTTGGGAAAACAGGCGTGGGGAAAAGTGCTACCATTAATTCTATTTTTCGTGAAGAGAAGACTCCAATTTATGCCTTCGGACCAGCAACAACCACTGTGAAAGAAATTGTTGGGGTAGTCGATGGAATCAAGATTAGGGTTTTTGATACACCTGGTCTTAAATCTGCTGCAATGGAACAGAATGTAAACCGCAAAATTTTATCTTCCGTGCAGAAGTTCACGAAGAAATGCCCCCCAGATATTGTCCTCTATGTGGACCGTTTGGACACCCAGAGTAGGGATCTCAATGATGTGCCAGTGTTAAGATCAATTACTAGTGCTTTTGGCCCTTCAATTTGGCGAAGTACTATTGTCACTCTAACCCATGCTGCTTCTGCTCCTCCTGATGGACCATCAGGTTCTCCTCTTAATTATGAGCTGTTTGTTGCTCAGAGGTCACAGATCCTCCAGCAGACCATTGGACAAGCTATGGGGGATATAAGATTTTCAAATCCAGGTATGATGAGTCCAATATCTCTTGTAGAGAATCACCCCTCTTGTCGAAAGAACAGAGAAGGTGAGAAGGTGCTCCCAAATGGTCAAAGCTGGAGACCTCAGCTGCTGCTCTTGAGCTCTTCTATGAAGGTCTTAGCTGAGGCAACTAATCTCTCAAAGCCTGCAGAATCTTTTGATCACCGAAAGCTATTTGGTTTCCGCACACGTTCAGCTCCTCTTCCATACTTGTTGTCTTGGCTGCTGCAGCCTCGTGCGCATCCAAAACTCTCTGGTGATCAAGGTGGTGAGAATGCTGACTCAGACATCGACTTGGCCGACTTGTCTGATTCTGATaatgaggaagaggaggatgaGTATGATCAGCTTCCATCATTCAAGCCTCTCAAAAAATCTCAGATTGCTAAGCTTAGCAAAGAGCAGAAGAAGGCATACCTTGAGGAGTATGATTACAGGGTTAAGCTTCTCCAGAAGAAGATGTGGAGAGAAGAGTTGAAGAGGatgaaagaaatgaagaaggGTAATAAGGCTAGTGCAGATGAGTATGGTTATCTGGGTGAAGAAGATCCCGAAAATGGAGCCCCAGCAGCTGTGCCAGTTGCATTACCTGATATGAATCTGCCTGTTTCTTTTGATAGTGACAATCCAGCTTACAGGTACCGCTTCTTGGAGCCAACTTCTCAGTTCTTGGCCAGGCCGGTATTAGATGCCCAAGGCTGGGACCATGATTGTGGGTATGATGGTGTCAATGTTGAATTCAGTGAAGCCATTGTTAATACTTTTCCTGCTACTGTTGCCGTTCAAGTTACAAAGGACAAGAAGGAGTTTAATCTCCATATGGATTCTTCAGTTGCTGCAAAGCATGGGGAGAATGGATCAAGTATGGCAGGTTTTGACATTCAAAACATAGGAAAGCAACTTGCATACATTGTCAGAGGGGAAACCAAATGGAAAAATTTGAAGAGAAACAAAACTGCCGCTGGAGTGTCTGTGACATTTTTAGGTGAAAATGTATCCACTGGAGTCAAACTTGAGGATCAGATTGCTATCGGCAAGCGCCTGGTGTTGGTGGGTACTGCTGGGACTGTCAGATCTCAGGGTGATTCAGCATATGGAGCCAATTTGGAGGTGCGGTTGAGGGAAGCAGATTTTCCAATTGGCCAGAATCAATCAACATTGGGTCTGTCTCTGGTGAAGTGGAGGGGTGACTTGGCCCTGGGGGCGAATTTGCAGTCGCAGTTATCCCTTGGACGAGACTACAAGATAGCTCTTCGTGCAGGATTGAACAACAAGCGCAGCGGACAAATCTCGATTAGAACAAGCAGCTCTGAACAACTTCAAATTGCACTTGTGGCTGTAGTTCCAATCGTAAGATCCATCTACAATCTTTTCTTCCCTGGAGCTTCACTCAGTGATAATTACTCTGTCTACTAG